One stretch of Acanthochromis polyacanthus isolate Apoly-LR-REF ecotype Palm Island chromosome 16, KAUST_Apoly_ChrSc, whole genome shotgun sequence DNA includes these proteins:
- the il20ra gene encoding LOW QUALITY PROTEIN: interleukin-20 receptor subunit alpha (The sequence of the model RefSeq protein was modified relative to this genomic sequence to represent the inferred CDS: deleted 2 bases in 1 codon), giving the protein MWTAVIFLNLWVLHCTVSSSPPSPINVSFSSLNLRNVLHWFPADGTPDHAHFNVEYAIYGDSIKGSKGRRVNWRAVKKCTEIVRTWCDLSNETWDLEQGYHARVRAVGRKSSSKWAVTRRRFDPKLDTSFGPPLVSVETENNSVTISLKGPMRYQPNNHTPVVSMAALYPQMTYNLSIRNNQRNQVHHFSVVTGPFKYQLMDYNTEYCFSAESKFLSMPNQCQSSAWHCITTPKDPVIEQMQWVVVGIVVPSLCVCVIVVAAYFLYHYLTGKGQKSPYILNPPSFHPPPLTFPPENLNFILISIIKDDSPLDACSVASKPACSKPQLRTTSAAPPCSYFPQGSEAPPLPGEHSDDSSIDYGFISTAPRINMGRRDEGDGGSHLGGEDRMKEDDHPVAGYAPQAKSVHTCRQIQGAEVSTPVQAHAWSQVNPVLPEVSRMEEFPGLFINKNQQNDLFAIPLDLNTEVGREEKTDEEMRVRADRKKRLMKTKTCLFFLVTPPKTSNVPHCDQSALLSGDYGVLSRAEAQYAEEDDGYEEEEEQGAICVNWDPKTGELRLPEFNGEEGLDRLMLPYAARQDGMVGKDEEAFVMKGELTLENVFVRQASEEDEPQKELEQVRETEWEVDDILSKWNLTISMDQ; this is encoded by the exons ATGTGGACGGCGGTGATTTTTCTGAACCTGTGGGTTCTGCACTGCACAG tctcctcctctcctccgagtcccatcaatgtGAGCTTCTCCTCGCTGAATCTCAGGAATGTTCTGCACTGGTTCCCAGCAGACGGAACACCGGATCACGCTCACTTTAATGTGGAATACGCCAT CTATGGCGACAGCATCAAGGGCAGCAAAGGAAGGCGGGTGAACTGGAGGGCGGTGAAGAAATGTACAGAAATCGTACGGACTTGGTGCGACCTGAGCAATGAGACGTGGGATCTAGAGCAGGGATACCATGCCAGAGTCCGAGCTGTGGGCAGGAAATCATCTTCCAAATGGGCTGTGACAAGAAGGAGATTCGATCCAAAGTTGGACA CTAGTTTTGGTCCTCCGTTGGTTTCAGTGGAAACAGAGAACAACAGTGTTACCATCAGTCTGAAAGGACCAATGAGATATCAGCCAAACAACCACACCCCGGTGGTTTCCATGGCGGCGCTTTACCCCCAGATGACCTACAACCTCTCCATCCGTAATAACCAACGCAACCAGGTG CATCATTTTTCGGTGGTTACTGGTCCGTTCAAGTATCAACTGATGGACTACAACACAGAATACTGCTTCTCTGCTGAATCTAAGTTCCTCTCCATGCCGAACCAGTGCCAGTCCTCGGCTTGGCACTGCATAACCACACCTAAAG ACCCTGTGATTGAACAGATGCAGTGGGTGGTTGTGGGTATTGTTGTTCCATCTTTGTGCGTCTGCGTGATCGTGGTGGCTGCCTACTTTCTGTATCACTACCTGACAGGGAAAGGACAGAAGAGCCCATACATACTG AACCCGCCTTCTTTCCACCCGCCGCCTCTCACGTTCCCTCCTGAGAATCTGAACTTCATCCTGATCAGCATCATCAAAGACGATTCGCCATTGGATGCTTGCAGCGTTGCATCAAAGCCTGCATGTTCCAAACCACAGCTACGGACCACAAGTGCAGCTCCACCCTGCAGTTACTTTCCTCAGGGGTCCGAGGCACCTCCACTGCCTGGAGAACACTCAGATGATTCGTCCATCGACTACGGATTTATTAGCACAGCTCCTAGAATCAACATGGGGAGGCGTGATGAAGGCGACGGTGGGAGTCATCTGGGAGGTGAAGACAGGATGAAGGAGGACGATCACCCCGTTGCAGGTTACGCCCCTCAGGCAAAGTCAGTTCATACATGCAGACAAATCCAGGGGGCTGAGGTGAGCACACCTGTGCAGGCTCATgcatggtcacaggtgaatccAGTTTTACCAGAAGTCAGCAGAATGGAGGAGTTTCCGGGTTTATTCAttaacaaaaaccaacaaaatgacCTCTTCGCTATTCCTCTTGATCTAAATACGGAGGTaggaagagaggaaaagacGGATGAGGAGATGAGAGTAAGAGCAGACAGGAAAAAGAGGTTGATGAAGACGAAAACGTGCCTCTTCTTTCTGGTTACGCCTCCCAAAACATCCAA CGTGCCCCATTGTGATCAGTCTGCTTTGTTATCAGGTGATTACGGTGTTCTGAGTCGGGCAGAAGCCCAGTACGCTGAGGAAGATGATGGttatgaggaggaggaggagcagggagCTATTTGTGTTAACTGGGATCCCAAGACTGGAGAACTACGGCTGCCAGAGTTTAATGGAGAAGAAGGGTTGGATAGATTAATGCTTCCATATGCAGCTAGGCAGGACGGGATGGTAGGTAAGGATGAGGAGGCGTTTGTGATGAAGGGCGAGTTGACgttagaaaatgtgtttgtcagacaaGCTTCTGAGGAAGACGAACCCCAGAAAGAGTTGGAGCAAGTCAGGGAAACCGAGTGGGAGGTGGATGATATTTTGAGCAAATGGAACTTGACGATCTCTATGGATCAGTAG